The genomic region CGGTAACTTTACCGGCATAATCTGCTTAAGGCAGATAAATGTATCCGGCGGCGGTCATCGGCCTTCCAAGTTTATTGGTGGGGAATAACAAAAAAGGAAGGACATATGAATATGTCCTTCCCTTTTTCACTTAATACTTGTCAAAATCATTCCGGTTGAGCGCGTCAGCCTCTTTTTCCCTTTCCAATGTATCATTTTGCCCGACCGTTGTATTGCCCTTACCGTTGCGTTTTGCCTCATTCAGACTTTCGGGTAACTCATTTTTGTTTGTCTTTTTCATTATCATTTCTTCAATTGCATGTATAATTTCAGGATCCAGGCTGTCCAAATTACGTGAATCCAATTGCTTTAAATCCTTGAGCTTAAATTTGCCTACCATATGGCGCAATGTTTCAGCCTGCCCGGACAATTCCTGACTTGCAGCCGCACTTTCTTCCGCCGTTGCGGAGTTGGCCTGTATAACTTCAGATACCTGTTCAATAGCCTGATTTATCTGTGATACGGCGACGGACTGTTCGCCGGATGCGGAAGAAATCTGACTAACCAGTTCGGCCGCCATGCTGATGCTGTCGACAATTTCATTCAGAGCCCGGGCCGTATCATTTGCAATCTTAGTACCTACGCGAGTTTTTTCAATTGAATTTTCTATCAGTGCCGTGGTTTCTCTCGCGGCGCTTGCGCTTCTTTGTGCAAGATTTCTTACCTCATCGGCCACTACGGCAAAGCCTTTGCCGTATTGTCCAGCCCGGGCCGCTTCAACCGCCGCATTCAACGCCAGAATGTTTGTCTGGAAAGCTATATCATCTATTACTTTAATAATTTTTGAAATTTCCGCAGAAGATTCATTAATATCGTTCATTGCCTTCAACATTTCCTTCATAAGCTCGTTACCCTTAACGGCATTGTCTTTCGCCACCATGCTTAGATTATTCGCCTGCACGGCATTATCTGCATTCTGTTTCACCTGTGCGGCAATTTCTGTTATCGAAGACGTTATTTCTTCAATAGAGCTTGCCTGTTCCTCAGAAGCCTGGGATAAATTCTGGCTTGCAGCCGCAATATGTTCCGCGCCGGCAGCCACTTCATCGGCTGCGATGTTTATTTCTCTCATCGTCACGTTCAACGAATCAATTATTGTGTTTAAGGAATCAGAAATTAACCTGAAGTCTCCGTTATATTCCTTAACTTTTTCAATATTCAGATCATTCTCCGAAATCCTGAGCAGTATATCGCTTATCTCATTAATCACGTTCTTCAGCCTGGTAGACGTTATATTAACCGAATCGGCAAGAATCTTATAATCACCTTTGTAATTTCCTTTAACGGTTACTCCCATAATTCCGTCCGCCAGCAGAACCATTACGTCTTTAATTTCCTTTACAGGTGTTGCTGCTGCATTGATAATATCATTTATGCCGTTTATTATTGTAACGAATTCTCCCCGGAACTTGCCGGCATCCCCTCTGACATTCAAGTTACCGTTCGCTGCCTCATTTGAAAGTATTTTTATCTCATCTATCAAATTTTGTATTGTTTCCATCATACTTATTAATGCAGGTATAAGATTGTCATTTTCAGATCTTTTGCCTATTTTACGCAGGTTATTAAGCTCACTGATGTCCCCCCGGGAAATCTTTACCGCAACATTTTGGACATTCAGCAATCTCTTCTGAACATCATTAATGGAGTTGGCCAACACAGCAAAATCTCCCTTATATTTATTGCTCATTTGCACAGTAAAGTCGTTTAATGCCATAACCCCCAATACCTGAACCGCTTCGCTGCACGGTTCAACAATAGCGTCAAGTATATTGTTTATACCGTCAGCGACTTGTTTATACCCGCCTCTGAATTTGTTTGAATCAGCTCTTGCATTTTTAAAATTACCGTTCAGACATTCATTTGTAATAATATTCACTTCATCTATCAGATCACGAATGGCCTGCATCATGCCAACCGCAGCAGGAACAAGGTTGTCATTTTCGCTGCGTTTTCCGACTTTAATCAATTCCTCAAGTCGGCTTGTATCACCATTTGATACGCTTACAAATACATCTTCTATGCTGAGCAGCCTGTCACGGACGGCATTTACTGAGTCTGATAATTCTGACAATTCTCCTTCGTATTTACCTTCCATTTTGCATGAAAAATCATTATTGGCCATTCTTCCGAGCACAATTTCCGTTTCTTTAAGCGGAGCATACACTGTGTCTAATATCTTATTAACTCCTTCAATAATCTTAACAAAATCACCGTTATGTTTCGATATGTCCGCTCTGGTGTCAAGTTTTCCTTCAATCGCCGCATTTAAAAGTTTTTTGGTATCCGCAACAAGCATATTCAGATTGTCTTTTGTTTTCAATATTGCTCCCGCCAACTGGCCTATTTCTGAATCGTTTAAAGGTACGTCAACATTTTGCGTCAGATCGCCTTCTGCCATCGCCAGCATCACATTTTTAAGCCGTATAACCGGCTTGATAATTTTTATGTAAAGAAGTGCAATATTAATTGAGGAAAATGCGAAAATCAAAATAATAAATATCATAAGCCAGTTTATATATCTATTCAGTTTATTGTTTATTTCAGCGGCTTCATTTTCAAGCCTGCCATTCATCTTTTCGCAGAAATGAGTTTATTGCGTTTTTTACGCTTTGTGCCTTTTCCTCATACTCGTCATTAAAAACCAGTTCACGGGCTTTGTCGTAATCTTTATTGGTCATTGCCTCCATTGCTTTTTTTTCTATCTCCGTCAACGCCTCGGAACTTCTTACCGCCTGCTTGGCATATTCAAGTTCGTCTTCCGGCACACCGAGTTCTTTCAGCTTGTTAATGATATTCTCCATTGTCTTTACCTCATTCACTTCTTTTAAGTAATTATCATAATTTGTCCTGTCACCGGTTTGAACATATTCTCTTATTTCATTTGTCAGAAATTCAGAAGCATCAGCCAAATCATTTCCGAGCCGAATCAGTTCCAACTGTCTTTCACGGGTAAAAGCCGCCTTATTATAATACTTTACCACCTTTAATGAAAAAACTGTAAGCATAACGGACAAAAACAATATTATTCCGCCTGAAGCAAAAGCAATTGTAGATTGCTTAAGAGTTTTTTTGTTGTGCATATATTCAAATCCCCCTAACAGTTGATTCAATATTCCACATTTTTATTTATGCAATGCAATATCCGCCGTCTGAACTATCCCTACATGTCATCTTCATTTATAAGCTTTTCACAGTCGAGAATCAGCCTTACATCGCTTCCCGCTTTTCCTATTGCTTTTATGTATCCGTTTTCAACGCTTTTGTTTATTTCAGGCGGCGGAACAACATTTTCCTCTGAAATAGTCAGGACTTCGGACACGTTATCCACAATTAAGCCTATTGTCATGCGATCAATATCTATAACTATAATGCACGTTCTGTCGTTATACTCCACGGGAGGTTTTTTAAATCTCAGTCTGACATCCATTACAGGAATTATCCTTCCCCGGAGATTTATAATACCTTTTATATATGACGGCAGTTCCGGAACCTGAGTAATCGGCTGAATCCCTATTATTTCAGTAACATATTTAATCTCTATCGCATATGTTTCTTCACCGAGCAGAAAAGTAAGATATTTGTCTTTTTGCGTATTTTCCGTTTTCACTGCCTTACTCATTTCAGTCATGTATTCTCACCTCCATTCCTGCTTTGATAATAAAAATATGCCAAAATTTGTCGTTGAATGACAAATTTCCCTATTTTCCCTGCGGTCCGTGCCTTCGTTTATCGCATGTGCATTTGGTATGGAATCGGCTTATATATAATTTTCAGCGGGAAAAATGTTATATAAAGTTATTATATAATCGGGGTGTGAATTTTATCGAAATTCGTCGATATTGTCCGGTACAAGTCTCTGACAATTCCCTGATACAGTTTTACATTTCGCAAATATGGATAAATTATAACCTGATATGGTTCCTATTTACTTTGTGAGGTGTGACGGCATATGGATGTATACCTGACATTTGGAGAATGTCTTGCTGCCATATTAAAAGCACTGGATTTAAAAAGCAATAAACTTGCCAAGGAGATCAATGTTGATCCCTCTTTGATATATAAGTGGATCAGAGAAGAAAGAGTACCTTCATATGACACCCCCTATATAGAGTTAATAAGTAATTCTGTTGCAAATAAGATAAGCAACAGCTTTCAGAAAGAAGCGGTAATTAACCTTCTCCACAGCCACGGTATAGAAATAAAAGAAACCGTAACCACTGAAGAGCTGAAAAACAAGATCAAGTTATGGCTGACGGAGGCCCAGGGTTATTCGATAAAACTTTATAAACAGGCAAAGATCAAAAGAGCAAATACTTTATTTACCGCATCCGGCATTCACGGGGCCGTAAGATACAATGACAATAATTCCAGAAAATATGCCGGCAGACTGAACATGACAAACATAAGCCTTGACGAAAGCGGTCATTTTGGCGTTACCACTGATTATATACAGGTTATTAACGGCGAAACCGAAGTTATAAACTCAGCGCTGAGATTGCTGAAACAGGCCCGCCGGAAACCTAATTCGGATGATAAAATATTAATTACGTTAAACAGCGAAATGAATATACTGCTAAACAATACCGACTTAAAAAACAAATGGTTACATATTCTTAACGATATATTGGGTTATGGGTGGACCGTTATTTTCCTAATTGGTCTTAATGACAACTGCCAAAGAACAATTAAAATTGTAGAGTATTTACAGGCTTTACTGTCATGCGGAAACCTTTATGTTTTTTATCATAAGGTTAACGATAACATCCTTTTTCTGAATGAATTATGCATCGTTCCGCACATAGGTGCATTACTGTGCTTTTCGTCGAAAATCGGTCAACAGGTGGACAGGGCATTCTGGTATCATGAAAAGGAAAGTATAGAGATATTGACTTCCTATTTTTTCCAGCAGTTGACTTTTTCAAAACCGCTTATGAAAACATATCCGTCGCAGAAAACAATAGAATTCCAGCAGGTGCTTGTTGAGGAAGAAGAATTTCCCGGTGACAGATATGTTTTTAAAAACGGCCTCAGTACTATTACCATACCACTGGATTTATATAAAAAATATCTGAAATTTGGCAACAGAACAAGCCAGGAAATATCATACAGAGAGTTTTTACATAAAAGAAGGCTTGAATCTTTTGAAGCACAGGTCAGGTACTATGAATATAAGGACATATGTTTTGTGGAATCACTGGAAAAGCTGGTAAGATATAAAAAATATGCACCTGACGAATATTACATGCTGGAAAACAGAATCCCGGGCAATGGCGACATTGTGTATCATTTGGAGAATTTAATCAACATGCTGAGGAAACATGAAAATTACGAAATCGCCTTTGTAAACAAACATGATTTTAATAATCTCTCCAATATCTGCTGGCTTGTAAAGGGTAATTCCAGTGTTTTTATAGAAACCTTAAATAAAAACGGAGGGGTATTTGAAAACAACCCGGAAAAAATAAATAATATAATAACGGAAAAAAGCATTGTTAACGGCTTTCGTGACTGCTTTTTAAAAATATGGAACCATATTCCTGATGAGAACAAAAATAAAAGAAACACAATCAATTTTCTTCAGTCCTTGATTGAAAAATGCAACACCGACGATAATGTTGAATAATTAATTTGTCCCGGACAAATAGTTTCGGCCATTTCACTTTATCCATACACTGTAATTATTCCAATATATACCATTATCAGTTTTTATTTATGCCCTGTTTCCTATGTCAATAGTCTGAGAGAATGTCACCTAAAGGAGGGCAATTTTATTCAGTGAAAATGTCACTATTGGTTTAAAAAATAAAATATTATGGCTCTATAATTTTTGGTGTTGGTGATTAAAACCAGCACCATTTTATTTACAAAAAAAGATGAGACAACTGACAAACTCTGGTAAAATATAATCGACCAAAACCATATTTTAAAGGAGTGTTGTCAAATTGTCTCTTAATGATTGTATAATAAATTTATTAAATTTAAAAGATGAAAATATAAAATTTGATGATAACTTTTATTCTGAAGAAACCATTGATCATGTTGAATCGAAGATGTTTCACGGTATCTTAAGCTATACCCCTGATGCTTGCTATAATTGTGGACATGTTATGGATAATAATATTATTAAACATGGCTTTAAAACATCTACTATCAAGATTCCTAAGGTATCTGGTTTTAATGCTTATTTAAAATTAAAGAAACAACGTTATTACTGTAAACATTGTAATTCTACCTTTACCCTTAAGACCAATATTGTTAATAAAAATTGCTATATCTCTAATAATACTAAAGTTTCTATAGCTCTTAGCGCTAAGGATAAACTATCTGAAAAGGATATTGCCAAGAATCATAATGTTTCTCACTCAACTGTAAATAGGGTGATTGATAGCTTCTATCAGCACTATAAACCTAAGTTTAACTATCTACCTAAACATTTATGCTTTGATGAATTTAAATCAGTTAAATCAGCTGATGGGGCAATGTCCTTCATATTTTGTGATGCAGACACTGGTCAAATTGTTGATATCGTTGAAGATAGAAGATTACATGTACTTAATAATTATTTTATGAAGTACTCTAAGGCAGCTAGAAATGCTGTAAGAACTGTAGTTATTGATATGTACAGTCCCTATATCTCATTAATTAAGTCTATATTCCCAAAAGCTAAAATTATTATTGATAAGTTTCATATAATTCAATTATTTAGCAGAGCTTTAAATAAAACAAGAATAAAAATTATGAACAAGGATAAGAAGAACTACAATAAATTTAAAAAGTATTGGAAGCTTCTCTTAAAAGATACATCATCAATTAACTATACTACGTACAATTATCATAGATCCTTTAAGAAGCCAATGAGAGAAATAGATATCATTAACTATTTAATTGACCTAGATCCAGAGCTTAAAGCAACTTATGAGTTATATCACGATATTAGATATTGTATTAAACACAAGGATTTCTCATTATTAAATAGAACTTTATCTAATGTAAATAACCTAATTTCCGACTATATGAAGACATCAGTTAAGACCCTACAGAAGTACATAGGTTACATAGAAAATTCATTTATATATGACTATACAAATGGTATCTTAGAAGGCATAAACAACAAAATTAAAGTTATTAAGCGAATAGCATTTGGTTATAGAAGCTTTTATCATTTTAGAAATAGGATACTCATTACACAAAACTTAGCAACATTAAAGGCTTAGGAGTCATAAATAATGATCCTAAGCCCTAGATTGTATTTTACTTAAGTTTATTCAGTTGTAAAACTAATTAATATTTTCTTCACCAACACCAGTTGACAAAGAACCAAATATTTAAGCACATAGGTATACCCACCAAAACACATTTTTTTATTTGGCAGGTATAATTTTTAATCTCCCATAGAGTTTTAAAAAGAACGGAATGCAAATTATCTACTGATTTCCGTTTTTTTATATCAAATATATCATTGATCATTCTTGCTTTGTTCTTCTAATAAATATTTTTTTCACCAATCAGAACTAACATAGTTCTCATGTTATGTTCTCCTTTAAAGGTTATGCTTTTATTATTCTATAATGAATCGTAAAGCAATATTATTGAGGCCTTAGGCAAAATATGAAATGATATCTTCGAAGTTTAATCTTTCTCCATATCAAACACACCAAAACTAAAAAAATCCTGTATAGGTGATATGATTTGTTTGATAATTTCAACATCATGGTCTGTTAAATCATATATATATATTTCAGCTCCGTAATGAGCACTACAAAAATTATCTTTGATATTGATTGTAAAGAAATCAGTCCATTTATCATAGTTATCTGGTTTGGGTTCAGCAAGAATATCTTGTATCATTTTTTCCGACAAGATTCCATTGATTGATATTTCATTTTTACTTTTTTCAGCCTCATTAAGTTTTCCATATTTCAAAGCTTTTTCTATTACCTCTTTTTCATTTTTCCAGCATCGAATCTCAAAATTATGACCAGGTTTTAAAAATACAGACATAATCTGTTTCCACCAATTTACATTAATATTATTAATTTCATAGTCAATTACATTAAGACTTATTCTTTTCATAATCTTTCACCTTACTTATTATTTTAAATGAGTGGTAGTAATTGCCTTTTATAAAGCACAATTACTACCACTATAGAATTACTATTGAAGAACTAGATTATCATTTGAAAATGGAATGACAGGAATAGGATCCATAGGTAAAACTAGGTCAATTATAATTACTACGGCCGTTGCCCAAAGCGCCGCTTTAACTATCCAATTTCCCTCGGAGGATACTTTTGCAGCTGCTTTAGAAGCTGCACTAACAACATCTTTTACAGTGTCTTTCCAGTTACTGTCACATCTATCAATAAGAGTGCTTCTTGAAACACTATCGTAAACATAGAGGCAATCTTTTCCGTTAGATGTATATTTTGCAATATGATAGTTAGCTACATTTTTAACTATTTTACCACTATTATTAACTTTATCAACATGAAAATTTATATGCTCTACAGGATATGAAAATTTTCCGAACTTATGAGCATGAGGTCCAATAATCTTTAATTGGATATCACCTACTGTAACTGGGCCCCAATATAAATTTCCATTGCTGCTAAGCGTTATTCGCGAAGAATCTTGTGATGAATGATTCAGAAAATTGTTTAATTCCTTTTCTATTTCTGCAATTTCTTTATTGTTTAATTCTGGAAACAATTCTTGAACTAATCCAGTAGTATTAACAGATAAAGAATCTCGCGGACCGCTTGTAGCAAAGGCTGTAGCCGTCATAGACATTACCATTGAAACTACTAATGTGAAACTTAATAGCTTTTTAATTAGCTTCTTCATGTTAGATACTCCTTTCATGATTACAATGCATATAATGGCATTACAGTTGCTTGTAATGCCATTATATGCATTGTAATCTAATTTGTCGTTGCCAGCTCTCTTCTTATCGGCGCAATAGCAGGCGTGCTTGTTGTTTTCTCGGTCCTGTTTTTTGACCGCGTAAAAGTTGACGACCCGGTTGGCGCTACGTCGGTCCATTTGGTTTGTGGCGTTTTCGGTACGCTTTGCGTCGGACTTTTCGCTCAGGAAGGAGTTACAAGCCTTTCAACCGTTAACGGCTTGTTCTTCGGCGGAGGCCTGAAACTGTTCGGAATTGAACTTCTTGGCATAATAGCTGTCGGGGCATTCGTGTTTGTCTCCACATCCCTTGTTTGGCTTATCCTCAAGGAAACCGTTGGCATCCGGGTAAGCCTTGAGGAGGAGATTCAGGGGCTTGACATAGGCGAACACGGGAATACCGCCTATCCCGATTTTGCCATAGTGGCACCCATCATGGCTTCGGTGAACGGAACTTCCTATGATGAACAGATTGCGGGTATTCAGGCCGCTGTGTCAAAACCTGCTTCAGATGTTGTATCGCCGGACGTTGCGATACCTGTGGTTGACAAATCTCGTCCCGGTGCGAAGATTACCAGAATTACCGTAATTACCAATCAGGAAAAATTCCCGAAACTGCAATCCGATTTGGACAAAATCGGCATCACCGGGCTTACCGTTACGAATGTCCTTGGTTACGGCATGCAGAAAGGGTACACCGAGTATTACCGCGGGGTACCGGTAAAGACACGGCTTCTTCCGAAAGTTAAGGTGGACATTGTGGTTTGCAAAATACCTACAGAAACCGTGATAAACACAATTAAAAAATCACTTTACACCGGCAATGTGGGCGACGGAAAAATATTTGTTTATGATGTTGAAAATGTCATAAAAATAAGAACGGGCGAAGAAGGATACGACGCACTTCAGGACGAGGATAAAGAATAAGAAATATTAAAGTACGCACGATCAGGGGGGGCAATCAATCATATATGCTCCCTGTAATTTTATTCCAATGTAAACAGTATAAAATCCTTTTAGTGAACGGATAAGGCAAATATAATCAAAACAGCGGACAATAATCAAAACTCCTTCTGTGCCGAAATGCTTAAAACACAGAAGGAGTTTGATATTTTTTACAGTCAATGGGTGCTGCTGCCGCCTTGTGATACTTACAGTCGGTATATTCTTATATCCCGCAGGGTTACCTTACCATCTCCATTATTGATGCCGCTATCCGCTCCAGAGAAAGTTGCCTGGTCACGGCACCAATGTTATATGCCACTTTAGGCATGCCATAAACCACCGAAGAATGCTCGTCCTGGCCGATTGTATACGCTCCTTTTCTTTTCATCGCAAGCAGGCCCTTTGCTCCGTCATAACCCATTCCGGTGAGGATAACCCCAATGGCGTCCTTTCCGGCTTCTTTTGCAACAGATTCAAACAATACATCAACCGACGGACAGTGTCCGTTGACCTTTTCACCATTAAAACATTCCACCTTGTACCTGTTCGCCACTTTCTTTATTCTCATATGCTTATCCCCGGGAGCTATCAGCACTTTTCCCTGTTCCACATAGTCACCGGTTTCTGCCTCTTTCACACGGAGTTGTGTGGATGAATTCAGCCGTTCAGC from Thermoclostridium stercorarium subsp. stercorarium DSM 8532 harbors:
- a CDS encoding methyl-accepting chemotaxis protein: MNGRLENEAAEINNKLNRYINWLMIFIILIFAFSSINIALLYIKIIKPVIRLKNVMLAMAEGDLTQNVDVPLNDSEIGQLAGAILKTKDNLNMLVADTKKLLNAAIEGKLDTRADISKHNGDFVKIIEGVNKILDTVYAPLKETEIVLGRMANNDFSCKMEGKYEGELSELSDSVNAVRDRLLSIEDVFVSVSNGDTSRLEELIKVGKRSENDNLVPAAVGMMQAIRDLIDEVNIITNECLNGNFKNARADSNKFRGGYKQVADGINNILDAIVEPCSEAVQVLGVMALNDFTVQMSNKYKGDFAVLANSINDVQKRLLNVQNVAVKISRGDISELNNLRKIGKRSENDNLIPALISMMETIQNLIDEIKILSNEAANGNLNVRGDAGKFRGEFVTIINGINDIINAAATPVKEIKDVMVLLADGIMGVTVKGNYKGDYKILADSVNITSTRLKNVINEISDILLRISENDLNIEKVKEYNGDFRLISDSLNTIIDSLNVTMREINIAADEVAAGAEHIAAASQNLSQASEEQASSIEEITSSITEIAAQVKQNADNAVQANNLSMVAKDNAVKGNELMKEMLKAMNDINESSAEISKIIKVIDDIAFQTNILALNAAVEAARAGQYGKGFAVVADEVRNLAQRSASAARETTALIENSIEKTRVGTKIANDTARALNEIVDSISMAAELVSQISSASGEQSVAVSQINQAIEQVSEVIQANSATAEESAAASQELSGQAETLRHMVGKFKLKDLKQLDSRNLDSLDPEIIHAIEEMIMKKTNKNELPESLNEAKRNGKGNTTVGQNDTLEREKEADALNRNDFDKY
- a CDS encoding CHASE3 domain-containing protein, whose protein sequence is MHNKKTLKQSTIAFASGGIILFLSVMLTVFSLKVVKYYNKAAFTRERQLELIRLGNDLADASEFLTNEIREYVQTGDRTNYDNYLKEVNEVKTMENIINKLKELGVPEDELEYAKQAVRSSEALTEIEKKAMEAMTNKDYDKARELVFNDEYEEKAQSVKNAINSFLRKDEWQA
- a CDS encoding chemotaxis protein CheW produces the protein MTEMSKAVKTENTQKDKYLTFLLGEETYAIEIKYVTEIIGIQPITQVPELPSYIKGIINLRGRIIPVMDVRLRFKKPPVEYNDRTCIIVIDIDRMTIGLIVDNVSEVLTISEENVVPPPEINKSVENGYIKAIGKAGSDVRLILDCEKLINEDDM
- a CDS encoding helix-turn-helix domain-containing protein, translated to MDVYLTFGECLAAILKALDLKSNKLAKEINVDPSLIYKWIREERVPSYDTPYIELISNSVANKISNSFQKEAVINLLHSHGIEIKETVTTEELKNKIKLWLTEAQGYSIKLYKQAKIKRANTLFTASGIHGAVRYNDNNSRKYAGRLNMTNISLDESGHFGVTTDYIQVINGETEVINSALRLLKQARRKPNSDDKILITLNSEMNILLNNTDLKNKWLHILNDILGYGWTVIFLIGLNDNCQRTIKIVEYLQALLSCGNLYVFYHKVNDNILFLNELCIVPHIGALLCFSSKIGQQVDRAFWYHEKESIEILTSYFFQQLTFSKPLMKTYPSQKTIEFQQVLVEEEEFPGDRYVFKNGLSTITIPLDLYKKYLKFGNRTSQEISYREFLHKRRLESFEAQVRYYEYKDICFVESLEKLVRYKKYAPDEYYMLENRIPGNGDIVYHLENLINMLRKHENYEIAFVNKHDFNNLSNICWLVKGNSSVFIETLNKNGGVFENNPEKINNIITEKSIVNGFRDCFLKIWNHIPDENKNKRNTINFLQSLIEKCNTDDNVE
- a CDS encoding ISL3 family transposase — translated: MSLNDCIINLLNLKDENIKFDDNFYSEETIDHVESKMFHGILSYTPDACYNCGHVMDNNIIKHGFKTSTIKIPKVSGFNAYLKLKKQRYYCKHCNSTFTLKTNIVNKNCYISNNTKVSIALSAKDKLSEKDIAKNHNVSHSTVNRVIDSFYQHYKPKFNYLPKHLCFDEFKSVKSADGAMSFIFCDADTGQIVDIVEDRRLHVLNNYFMKYSKAARNAVRTVVIDMYSPYISLIKSIFPKAKIIIDKFHIIQLFSRALNKTRIKIMNKDKKNYNKFKKYWKLLLKDTSSINYTTYNYHRSFKKPMREIDIINYLIDLDPELKATYELYHDIRYCIKHKDFSLLNRTLSNVNNLISDYMKTSVKTLQKYIGYIENSFIYDYTNGILEGINNKIKVIKRIAFGYRSFYHFRNRILITQNLATLKA
- a CDS encoding P-II family nitrogen regulator; this translates as MASVNGTSYDEQIAGIQAAVSKPASDVVSPDVAIPVVDKSRPGAKITRITVITNQEKFPKLQSDLDKIGITGLTVTNVLGYGMQKGYTEYYRGVPVKTRLLPKVKVDIVVCKIPTETVINTIKKSLYTGNVGDGKIFVYDVENVIKIRTGEEGYDALQDEDKE